aggctctgagctgtcagcacagagcccaatgcggggctcgaactcactaactgtgagatcatgacctgagctgatgtcggatgctcaaccgactgagccacccaggcacccctctttctttctttctttctttttttaagtttatttatattttgagagagagagagagagagacagagaatcccaagtaggctccacactgtcagtgttgagcctcatgtggggcccagactcacagactgcgagatcatgacctgggccaaagtcgggtgtttaaccaactaagccacccaggcgtcccccactaagctactttctgtctctgtagatctGCTTGTTctaggtatttcatataaatgcaatcatacaatatgtggccttttgtgactggcttctttcatacCATCATGTTTtcaatgtccatccatgttgtagcatgaattaaggcttcattcctttttacagctgaatacTAATTCCGTTGCCCAGATATTCTATATgttgtttctccattcatctggttgatggacactcaggttgctttcaccttttggctgttgtgggtaatgctgctgtgaacacttgtTACAAGTTTTTGTGGGGACCCGTGTTTTCACCTTTCTTGTTtttatacctaggaatggaatttctgggtGGTAAGGCCCCTGTGTAGCCTCTTTTGggagctgccaaactgttttccaaagtagctgcaccatttaTGTTCTCCCTAGCAGCATGTGAGTTTCcgatttttccacatcctcaccaacagttattattgtcttttttttttaatgtttatttttgagagaaagacagagcatgagtgggggaggaacagagggagagggagacagaggatctgaagcaggctccacgctgacagcagagagcctgatgtggggcttgagctcatgaactgtgagatcactacctgagccgaagtcagatgctcaactgactgagccacccaggtgccccgtctgtctttttgattatagccaccCTAGTGGATATGAAGTATCTTATGGTGGTTtcgatttgtgtttctctgatggcAAATGATACTGAGCCTCTTTTCGTGTACTTATAATTCATTTACCTGTCTTCTttagtcctttgcccattttttaaaattgggttctttgtatttttattattgagttgttcttttttttatttttaatttttttcgcattaaaaaaaaacttgttgcTCTTGATGGATAAAGCACAATGATAACCCAGCCTGGTGGCCCAGCAGAGCCAGGGCTGTCTTCCTTGGAGGTGGCTATGGCCACCTCAGACTTAGTTGAGATCCTCACCTAAAAGCTTGTGGCTCCCTGTCCTCAGTGCATCTTTCAGGGTGCATGACTCCGAGTTCACCTGCCACTGCTGCCTGCGGCTCCAGGGGCCTCTTCACTTCAAGGCCGTGCCTCTCCTTTTTTTGACATGAGaaacccttttctttcttgtcacACATTCTTTTAACCCACTGAGAACTTGTTCGGAGAAAGTAGCGCTGAGACTCTATGGCTCCCCCTTCAGGGTCCTGGCCAGTATAGAGTAGAGGTGGGCCCTGCCCACTCTCACTGAGTGAGGCTCTTGTGATGTTGGCAGGCTCCCTAACCACTGACATATCCAGCATGTACCCCTCTGGCCTCAGGTTGCTGATTCTCCCACCCTTGACCTTCTCAGGTGGATCCATACCTTGCAGCTTTTTCCAACTTAGAGATGGCGGTGAGATGGGGAGATGGTTCCTTCTTGAGTATCCCCTTGCCTGTGCCCAGTCGGAATTTAGGTTGTCTATTCCCTATTATTCTGCCTATCAAGGCCCCTTGACACCTGTGCCTCAAGGTCTCCTGTGAATGCCCTGCTGTGTTGAGTTCTCCACTCCTTGCCACACAGACGGGTCAGAAATACACATAGAGAAGGTGCTAGAGTATGGGGTGGCCTGGCCTCAGTACCCCCGGACCATACTCTTGGCCCCTTGCCcagggtgggtaggtgggtgggtgggagttTACCCTGAATTCAGACAGTGAGGTCTCTGCACCGGCTGGAGTATCCCCCTTTCTGCAGGGACCTATGGACTAAGCAATGCACTGCTGGAGACACCCTGGAGGAAGCTGTGCTTTGGAAAGCAGCTCTTCCTGGAGGCCGTGGAGCGGAGCCAGGAGCTGCCCAAGGATGCCCTCATCGCCCAGCTCCTGCACGTGCTCAACAATGATGAGGCGTGAGTGGGCAGGTCCAGCTGGGGCAATCAGAGCATCCCTCTTCTGCCCTAGCCCTGGACATAGAGTCAGGCAGACTCTTCTGTCCTGGGAGGCTCATGGAAGGGACTGGGACACATTCCTCACCCTGGGGTAGCCTGTACGGACACACTGTTTTTTGCTCCTCTCCTACCTGCTCCCCTCCTGGGCCAGTGCACTTGGAAGCTCAGTGCTCTCAGAGGCTTGATGCAGGCCTTTGTGGGACAGAGAGTAGCTGGAGGTTCACCGCGTCCGCACACAGCTACTGGGAGATTGTAGAAAGCTCCCCGGTAGTTCAGAAACCACAGAAACAAGCAGACGACCTAGGGGTATGTCATCAGGTTAACTGTCCTTTCAACATGCTGTCCTATCAGTGCTGTGGCACAGACATGCCTGTCCCAGGAATTGCCTGGGGGAAAGTTGCCCCTGACCTGACTTCCTTTAGGCACTTCAGTGGCCTCTGCACAGGGCACCTGCCCTAGGGACACCACCCCCTGGTGTGTCTTGGCCATCAGCTGGGGGTCAAAGGTGCTGGCAAGCTACCTTCCTTCCATTCAGTAATGTGGCCCATACTCAGGCCAGGCCACTATCCTGCCCAGATGCCCCCGTAGCCCCTCAGAGGAGCCTCCACGGGCTGCCTCCCACTCTTCTCTCCTGGGACCCTCCTGGCCCCTTGcttactctccctctcttctccaaaCCACAAACCACGGCTCCTTCTGCTTCAGCACAGCCGCCCCTCAGGAAAGTCCTACTTGGGCTGGCCCAGCATCCTATGCTCAGCTGCAAGTCCACGTGGCCCTTGGTCACTGTCTGCCATCCCCTCTGGCCTGAAATGGGGTCCTGGCTGCCTAGATTGACAGCTGTGGTCCCAGCACCAGCTTCAGTGGCTGGTAAGCCACAGGGCTTGAATGGGCTCCTGTCACATGGAGGGATGCCCGTGGGGTACCTCTTGGAGTAGGCAGGGAATGTGTGGGGCCAGTGACTCCCTCAGCCAGGCCCCCACCCCTAGCACCCCAACCACTCAAACCTCACCAAGACAGGAAGGTGAGTTTGCTCTGGGAGATGGCTTCTGTCCTTCCTGTGGGTGGCCCTGTACAGCTCTGACTAGATGGACCCCTGACATTTGCAGATTCATCAGAGCCTTCCCCAGTGCTCAGCTCACAGGTGCTCATGTCCCTGGGTCCTAGGGAAGGCTCTTGGTGGTTCTGGAAGGGGGACTGGCCTGGCAATCACTATCTGGCAGCCGGGGCTCAGTGATGGAGTCCTGAATAAAAAATTGGACTGAGATTTGAGGCCTTCATCAGGAAAGTGCATAGAGCAGTCCTCATGGATTCCCCAACCACTTCGTGAAGCTGGTGGGCTCCTTAGACACCGCAGGCTTTGAGGACATCAGGAGGGGCTGCAGGTTGGGTGGGTGGAGGCAATGGTGACCCCTCCTCTTTCCTAACAGGCAGCTGCCAGACCCAGCTATTGAGGACCAGGGCAGGGAGTATGTGCAGCCCTTTCTGAGCAAGTACGCAGCTGTGTGTGTGCGCTGCCCAGGCTATGGCACCAGGTACGAGGGGCTGCTGGGTGTGTTCAGTCCTGTCCCATGAGGAACCCGGCCTTCCCTCAACTCTATGGATCCCAGAGCCTCTGCCCTGTCTAAAAGCAGGTGCTATTTCAGCTTGGGGGGTTGTGGGGCCAGCAGATACCACATTAGTTAATGTTAGCATGAAATGCCTGCTGGCTCCCATGGGTGCTGCAAGAATGGTTCCTGGGCTGTTTCCTGCTCCCTACACAGCCATAGGGGAGCTGGGATGGCTACGGGCACCCTTGGGTTGGCAAATCCCTGTGGGCGCAGAGGTCCCACTGCCCGGCACTTCCCCTCGCTCGCCCTATGTCCTTGAGTCTGTCACATTCCCTGTGTGACCGGGGCAGGGATTATTAGGTCATCTCAGCCTGGGGACATCACCTAACGGAAGGGCAACTACTAGTCTCAGCTGCAAGGAGAGAATGCCTGGGAGGGAGGAGCTGTTGGCATCAGTGTCTCCTGTGCCAACAagttccttccctgtctctctccctcctgggcaGAGGAAGATTGGCTCCGTGTGTGTCAGGGAGGCCCAGTCCGCCCATGTGGTTCTGCCCAGGGTAGCCCATATGCTATACTTGGACCTGCCTGGGAAGTACAGAAGAGGGTAGGCTTCTGGACCAGCCAGGATGCTCCAGGAGTGTGCATCTGACCCACCTGGCCTATAGGCCGACTGTAGCCGTGTGCACAGCCACATCTGCCTGGACTTGGCTTACACCAGGCCCCGTGGGTACCAGCCTCCTTCCAGGCTGGAAGCTTGCTGTGACTATGATGGATAGGCCAAGCTCTTAGGGGCCCACAGCCGTAAGGACTCAGggatggggtgcttgggtggtggCAAGTGCTGAATGATGCCAGGGTGATGTCACATGTACTCTGAGTGCATGGTGATGTTGCAAGTATGCTTGGTGTTCGGGTTCAGGTAAGCCCAAGTCTTCCATCCTCCAGGAAGTGACAACTTCAAGCCCTCTAGCTGGGGGATAGGATGGTAGGCAGGGTCAGGGTGGTGTCAATGCCCAGCACTGATGCTCCAGCACCTGAGTGTTATAGACTTGAATGGTGGTCTTTCCATTGGGCAGGGTTTTCCCCTGGCAAGTGGCAGGGCATCAGTTTTTTTTCAAGCTTGTCCTCTGTCATagacttattttcttattttcctgctCACGTGTACTCATGTGCATGAGGCAGAGTGCCAGGTCTGCTCCCTGGCTGAGTGTGTGGCTGCTGGGTCCAGCTGCAGCTGGACCAGTCTTCAGCATGTGTGTGCCCACCCTGGGTGTTGGCCTGTGCTCAGCTGCTCAAGGACCTGGTGCCTGCCCTCTGTCAGGGGGAGACAGGAGCTGACTAAGTGAGGTATGGCCTTGGGGAGGGCTGGCAGGAGGAGAGAAGGTGCACTGAGCATTTGGGATGGGTagtggggaaggaggacaggAGAGAGTTCCCGGTGACCGAGGCCTCATTTGGGGCTCTGACAGGCAGGCAGGAGGCTGAGGGCAGAGGGCTAAACGTGGGCCCCTTGCTCTCTTTCAGAACCAACACAGTCATCCTCGTGGACGCGGATGGGCATGTGACCTTCACAGAACGTAGCATGCTGGACAAGGACCCCTCCTGCTGGGAGACCAGCacccatgagttcaagctgcaGAGCTAACCCTTCCCCCTGGATGTGGCCACTGGGCTCCAGGAAGGCCCTGCCTCGAGGGCTAGTATGGATAGGAACTATCACATGTACTGCCTGTGACTTGGCCAGCATCCCCCAGGACCAGGGTCCTCTGGTGTTTGTGTGACCTGTCTGTGTTGTCATGTCCAGCTCAGCGTCCACCCTCATGCCAGTGGGAGTGACAGAGTCACATGGCCAGGTCTGAGGGGGGCTCAGGTGTGCTATGCATGTGTGAAGGCACCTGGGCCTACCCCCTGCCCAAGCACAGAGGCACATACTCAAGGCACATGTTTCCACGCATACCTGCAGGTGcatggtcacacacacacacacacatgcacatatgagCAACAgagaggtacacacacacactcccaggcATACCCACACATGCGTGCCACACAGGCAGAGGTGTGCCTCTCACATCCACATGTGCTTCTGGCTAGTGGGTCTTTGCTTTGACCAAAACAACAGGAGTAGACTGTTGTTTAAGAGTGGCTCCTCCTCTCCTGGCTGTAGTCCACTTCTGGACAACCAGACTTGCTCTTCGAGAGGAGAGGCCCCATTTGGAATGAGAAATGAGAACAACTCCAGAAGAACCTGCTTTCATAACAGAAGCACCGCCTGGTTGGTTGTCCTTTGTGCTCTGGGGGATCTCCTATGTGCATGGGGTGgtcctgtgggggaggggagcggtcTTGCATGCACCAGGGGTCCTGTGTATGCTGAAACACCTTGCCACGCTCTCAGGCACCTACTTGCCTGCCCACTGGGATCATGGGTCCTGAGCAGGCCCATCTCAGCGATGGGACACAGCCAACCCTTGCTATTTCCCTTCTCCTTGGGGAGTCGGACTTCATAGGAATCTGTCCTTGAACGTGAGACCTTGATAATAAAACTCTGAGGTGTGGTGAGTCCATGCATTTCAGATCCTTGTGTGATGGGGGGACAATCAGTGGGGTTGCTCTCCTGGCCTGCAGGAGCTGCCAAGACATTTTCTTCAGAAGGAGCCTCTTCccactttcttcttttgctcatGGGTTCCTGAGCACCATGATGGAAACCTGAGGGTCCGTTgacctgtccatccatctgtccttgggcagaggctggggtctGAGAGAGCTTGTGTGTATGGGACACGGTAGGTACCAGATACAGGGCCTCCTGAGCTGGGCTGAGGAACCAGGGACTCATCTGGGTGAAGAGGAACCTCCTGAGAGTGTAGTGTGATCAAGCCTGCACTTGGGGTGGACTGTGGAGGCCAGGGGATGGTAGGAAGGAGTGGGTTTCAGGGCAAGAGGACAAGTGGAGTGTCTCTTAACCCCAGGATCCTGGTTTTGGACAAGCACTTGGGAATTCTTGTCCCTAGCCCCAGCTGAGTATCAAGGAGTCCCACGTGTGTCCAGTGCTGAGACCCAGGCTTCCATTGCCTTTGCAGCTGACCCCCAACTTGGCCTTTTCAGAGCCAATGAGAGCTTGGGGTAGGGTGTGGACCTGCACTGGGTCCTACTTGCGTCTTCAACCCTTCCCTCTTACCACCTCAAGCACCCCTCAGGGGCCCAATGTCCTCCTTGGCTCATTTTGAACTCAGAGGAGAAGTGTCTGAGCACGGTCAAGTTTGAATGGGATCCCCAGCAGCAGCATAGCCCATGCCTGCAGGCCCAGGGGTAAACTGGCCCCAAGTCCCATGTTTGCTGGTTGAGCCTACTGAGCCAGGCTCCTAGCCTGGGTACTGCTGATGCCCTTCGTCTGCCTCAGTGGGCCATGCCACATCATGGACCAGTGCTCCACACCAGCACTCACCCTGGCCAGGCGTGTCGGCCCTCATGGGGCACCACTGGGCTGGTGCGAAGCCATCTGAAGACTTTCCTAGTTGTTTGCCTCTACCCAAGGACAGGGCCTTCATGGAATACTCCTGCCCTCAGCCTGTCCTGAGCTCCCCAAGGGCCTGAGCCCTCTGAAGATAGGGCAGCCCAAGATGTAGTTCTATCATTATGGGTTGAGTTGTGTGCCCCCTGAAAGATCTGTTGGTGTCCTAGTGCccgtgcctcagaatgtgacctttattagggtctttacagaagtaatcaagataaaatgaagtcattagggtgggccctaatccattGTGACTGATGTCCGTatcaaaaagggaaaatttggacacagggACAGACATGCATGCAGGCAGAATGGCCTATAAAGATGAGCTATGCTGCGTCATGCTAAGAAACTACCAGAAGCTGAGAGAgacctggaacagatccttccctgaTGCCTTCCAAGGGAgcgtggccctgctgacaccttaatctcagacttctggcctccagaactgtgagacaataaatttctgtggtttaagccactcatttgtggtactttgttatggcactctagcaaactaatacaattgTGACCTTCgctctacagatgaggaaattgaagcttgGGGAGATACCATAATAGTGTGTCAGTCCCCTGGCAGGTGGGAAGGCAGAGTCATGAGGCCAGGAGGGAGCAGGATGAGGACAAGGTACATCCTGGGGTGTCTTCCCTTGGGCCATGGCCCTCCCATGTTGGTCTCATCTGCTGCCCTGTACCACTCCCATCACCTCACTTACCTTGcccttgcccctgcccccacccttggCCATGCTTTCTGCACAGCTCCtgccccggggcctttgcacttgctgtccctTCTGGTTGAAGAACTCTTTTCCCCCTATATCCAAACCACACTCTCCCTCACATCCTGCAACTCTTTGGTAAAGTCTTGGGAGGCATCCCATGTAAAGTTGCATTCTGCCTTGCCTTGGTCCCTGCTCTATTTTCTATAGTGGTTAGCACTGTAACATGCTATACATTTTGCTTGATTGTTTCTTGAAAGTCTCCCTGTCAGAATGAGAGCTCCAGGAAGGCAAGGCCTTTCCTCTTTTGCCCATCACTGTATCCTCATGCTCAGGCCAAGTAGACATTTGAGCCAAGTATGATATTGCTGGCACTTCCCAAACTGCCATTCATTTAGGCCTTGAAGTGAGACCCTTTTGCAGTTAGAAGGGACCCTAGGAAACTATCCCTTCTAGAAGTGCTTTTGATGTGCCACACGGAAGGCTTGGACCTGACCTTGGCATAGCTTAGCTAGTCCTCTCTGCTCATCACCAGATGCATCGGATCCCTGAGTCCCCTGTATGGGTCCTCTTTTCCCAGATGGATGGGGAATTCACTGCCTCCTCAGATGCCCCTTCCCAGATGAGCTGCTTCTGCTCTCTAGCTCTGAACAGCCAGTTGAGGTATGTTGGCATGGAGTCTGGAGGTGTGGAGCTGACCAATATGGAAGCCAAATCTGTGAGTAAACAAGACCAGTCCAGGAATGCAGCTTGGCCTTGGGGCTTGTCTTGGCAGGTCTGAGCTGCTGGCCTTCTACCTGCAGAGACACCCTcccatccctctccctcccccgacaacccctcctctgccccccaccaacacctgtttttttGGTCTCATCTGCCAGCAGAAAGCATCATCTAGGCTCTTTAGCAGATACCTGGTTCAGCAGATACCTGGTGGAAACAGGAATCCAGAGAGAAAAGTTTCCTCCCACAGCTCGGGCTAGAGTTCCAGCTTCTAGGCATCCATCTGAGGATGGAGTCAGATGGAGACTGTGGGAAGCCAGCTGTAGTGTGTCTGAGGTCTCAAGGCTGAGGCAACTTGCCAAGCAAATGACAAAGTGTGGAGAGGTTGCTAAGGCTGGATGGTGCCATGCCAATGGATCCTATGAGCTCTGACCACTGGGCCAGGGCCAGCAGCTTGCCCAGCC
This DNA window, taken from Neofelis nebulosa isolate mNeoNeb1 chromosome 11, mNeoNeb1.pri, whole genome shotgun sequence, encodes the following:
- the TANGO2 gene encoding transport and Golgi organization protein 2 homolog isoform X5; translation: MEEGKEGGTWLGISTRGKLAALTNYLQPRQDRDARGRGELVTHFLTTDMDSLSYLKKVSAEGHLYNGFNLIAADLSTEKGDVICYYGNRGEPEPVVLAPGGSIPCSFFQLRDGGTYGLSNALLETPWRKLCFGKQLFLEAVERSQELPKDALIAQLLHVLNNDEAQLPDPAIEDQGREYVQPFLSKYAAVCVRCPGYGTRTNTVILVDADGHVTFTERSMLDKDPSCWETSTHEFKLQS